The sequence CCCAGTATGTTTCAACAGAGGTCCAGGATTTGGTGGAATCGTGCAGGTGGGTGTCTATAGTGGTGAGATAGGGAGCAATCAGTGCTTGAGTGCTGGAAATTGGTTTTACAGAGATTGTTGGAATATGAGAAGGGGATCCAGTATCTGGACGTTCAGAAGTGTATCTGGAAGTGTAACTGATATCTGGTTGTTCTGGAAGAACCGGAGTGTGTCTGAGATCCACGTCTCCTCTGATGTAGATGTTAGGAAAGGTTATATCTGGTGGACAGAAGTCGCTCTCCTCCAGCTCAATGATGGGTCGTCTGAGCAGGTGAGGAGGTCCAGAACACAGCACGGAGTCGGCCGCAGGGATGATGTCGTTCGGTCCCTCGTGCATGTAGATGTTGTGTTCCTGGTCGTTCAGGAAGCTGTGGAGGTATCCGACAGCACAGCTGCagagccagggattgtgggtcaGGTAAACATAAGGAAGCTCAGGTTTGGACGAGAAGAACCCATCGGGCATCAGCGAGACGCTGTTATTCTCCAGGTCGAAGGTCTTCAGGCCGCTGGAGGACACGCGCTCCAGGAGACGAGGAGGGAGCACAGGAAGCTTGTTCTGAGACAGATTAATGACCTCCAGACGCGGCAGGTCACTGAAGGTGCCGTCGTGAAGGGAACCAATCTGGTTCCTGTCTAAGTAGATCTCCATCAGACTGGGAGCGCAGCGGAACACCAGTCCTCCCAAACCAGTTAACATGTTACCAGACAAACGCAAGACGCTCAGCTTCTCCAGCACTGGACCTGAAAGAGACAGGGGTTTTCACTTCCTACAAACTAAAGacacttatttaaaaattaaaaaataattataataaactaaataattaattacatgctAATTAACTTATAAAGTTTTAGCATTTTGGGTTTCACACTTTGATATTTAACTTTTGCAGTTTGCGTTAAAAAAGGTTGCTTTTATTGTGCGTTTTGAAATTTACCTTTTGCTCATTAATTTTTATTGCTCAGCATCAGTGTAGTGTTGTTCTGAGTGTGAGTGAAAGCGGTTTACCCGGCGGCTCCAGTGTGCTGATGTGATTGTGGCTCAGGTCCAGCTCGTGCAGCTCTGTGAATCCAGAATACATGGACCAGGACAGAGAAGTGAACTGGTTTCCAGTGAGGACCAGgacctgtgtgtctgtgtggatgCCCTGGGGAACAGCGGTCAGTCCCTGACCCACACAGCTGACACGCGGTCGATGATCCTGGTTCCTGTCGCTCTGACAGCTGCTGCTCGTGAAGATGAAGCACCGTATCAGGAGGAAGACCAGGATGATGAAGCACGGCATGATGAAGGCTGCTGGAGGCTACGACTCTGCTGAGCAAAACTGTGTTACCAACTTCATAAAACAGCATGTTTATGACAGATTTGACcacaaaatcaagaaaaaaaagactgattACACTTTTTGTCTATTATGACGTTTAacaattgcacatttttattacagATTCTCTTTAAATGTATTCCGAAAAAAGTAAAATTGGATTATgtgattttataaatgttaatttattgtgAATTTCAAAAATATcacagcttttttatttttaagaaattaagacTTCTATtaatcaaggacacattaaactgatcaaaagtgagagtaaagatatTTCTAatgtgatttctatttcaaataaatgctgttcttctgaactttctgttcatctgtgaatcctgaaaaataaaatgcatcacacagaaatattgagcagtaaatcatcatattattctgatttctgaagatcatgtgacactgaagactggaggaatgatgctgaaaatacagcggagcatcacagaaatacattacactttaacacagattcacacagaaaacagatgatttacactagaataatatttcactgttttactgtagttttgatcaaataaatgcagtcttggtgagcagaaaagacattaaaaatcttaattattcaaaGAAATGTAACGCTGTTGTACATTtggaaattaaaatgattttcttcCCTACAGAACGAGATTTTTAAGAATGAACACTTAAATGTTCTTAATTATAACGAACAGTATAACAAACACTTCTTTTGCGAGATACTAAAATAACTCCTTGTGCATCATTTATGATGATAGTTTTGTAacacatgtacttactattatcaCAACAATTAATTATACATAACAACAGCAACTGATCCCAAACCCAACCCACACAGTAAGTACATCACTAATATAACTCAGTAGTCGAGTGTATGACACGCACGGTTTAAAGCCAGGTGTTAGCAGTAGTGTAAGAGTAAGAGCTGTTAGTAAGAGATGTACCTGAGCGCTGGCGTCTGCAGAGctgcacgagtgtgtgtgtgtgtgtgtgtgagactggcTTCCCCCGCTCTATCTCTCTTCCTCAGACTCAAACACACATGCCTTATATGAGCAAACATCCCGCTCCGCACACTATCAGCTCTCCTCCGCTGGAACACGCTCATGATGCACTTATTATCACTGCTAACGTGTCCAGAGATACTTCTGTTCACTAAGGAGCACATGTCCTGAATGCTTCTAAAATAATGCTCTTTTAAAGACGGCCTTCTGGGACTTTTTAACCCTTTTATCAATTAAAGCTTTATTGTTCTGATATTCAACAAAACACAGTCAGATAGAGACCTCAGCTTGTGTCAGCAGAAAAGCTTTTATACACATTGTTCTTTATTGACCTCAAATCCCAGAATAAAGAGCAACTGAAGAGTACACGAACAGAAGCAGCTGGAAAACCTCGTCAAACTGGACCTCTCACAAACACAGAGTGaacactgcatgtgtgtgtgtgtgtgaaccactGTCTGAGGCACAGACACACAGGAACATAATCctaataaagtctaaatatttctGCCATCTGATTGGGTTTCAACTTCAAAAACCCACAGAAATCCTAAAAAACACCAACTCACAACTCACACCACTTGTATCTTCACATTTCACTGACCTCTGAACtctcacatcatcatcatcatcatcatcatcatcagtacgTAAACTCTTGATTGCACTGACATCGTTCCTTCTAATGAAGTGATTGTTACTAGAACACATTCAGAATACAACAAAGTAAAAGGTTTTGTGAGTTCTTGAACAGGATGAGCTCTTTCTGCTGATAGTGCTACTACACGAGTCAGAAACACACGGAAGTGAAGGACAGCCTCGCGCACACATCAGACGGGGGTCGCCCTGGGCTCTCTGGAAATAAAAGAGCCTTATCTTACACAGCTTTATCTTTATCTCAAGAGCCTTTACCCAGCTTCTCAGCAACCAGATCTAATCACATAAGATGGTAGAATCACGTTTAGTGCAAGTTTGAGAACAACAAAAACGTTAGAACTTCCTGACATTAGAAAGAATTACAATAATATCAAAGCACTGAAACTGGATCAGTTTTGACTGATTCTCTGTTGGATGGGAATGTCTTTATTCACCCAGAACAAACTCTGTCAATCATACACTCTAGCAACACCCcggcaactgcatagcaaccacccagagtaTCCTAGCAACCCTTTAGACAACATCCAACTGACCAAACCATTTCCATTTGATAAACAAGACTTTAAGACAGAGTAATCTTGAAGAAGTTCAAATACCAAAGAATAGTATGAACTTGAGATGCACCACAGTTCAGTACATATGTTCATTTAGTCTCGTCTCTGTATCTAAACTCAGTCTGATCTCCACGGGCCAGCTGTTCAAAACTAATCTGATCAGATATCAGCTATCAGATTGGATCAAATCTTGaaaaaacaaaattgtttaaaataaaaaataggattCTGAAATTGGATTACGTCACAAAATCTGATCTTGGATTTTAACTGGATCGAATCATCAGTTTGTGTTGTTCATAATGTGTTAAGAAGATTaggatacattaaatatatataaataaataaaaaacggaTTATGCTGATTCcagcagaatgaaaaaaaatctattaattaataaaataaaattaaaactgatcCAAAAATGCAACTTTTGTAACAGCTTTCCCCAAACAGCTGTCAAATCACaacacaatatttaattaaagggggggtgaaatgctatttcatgcatactgagttttttacactgttaaagagttggattcccatgctaaacatggacacagtttcaaaaattaagtcgagtatggctctgtgtgacgttagatggagcagaatttccttatatgtgtcctgaggcacttctgctggaagagcgcgctcccgtatagcagagcactgagagcacaacagacttcactgatcagagccagagcgtcgccaaatgtcacaaaagaagtgtgtttttggttgccagggcaagacaaccctgcacagattaccaaaagagaaacagcattaagggaccagtggatggagtttatttttacagagcatcaacggagttgtgcaagtgtttgtgtttgttccctgcatttcgaagatgcttgttttacaaacaaggcccagtttgacgccggatttgcacatcgtttatttcttaaggatgatgcagtcccaaagaaaaagggtcacgatcgtgtgttggaaccgcaggcggtgagtaaaactgcttcaaatatctctttgttgttaacttagctatcggcgcgtaagcacatcaagtaaacaacatgcgatgttgtcatcaaactgcactttccacatgtacagcttaaaaaaaaaaacgacataaagtggaacttagtcattttccaaaaccgctaagcaaatatatacagtttcaggacataccacatagagacgttgctgatgctgctcttgttaaatttcagcctctggatctgattctggatcataaataaacgctgaatctgactgttagccatggtttgttttggatgatgttttttttcctcacggtaatgtcacagttagtttccacatgctctcaacgtaaaagcctactggcgctcgtgattctttagctccgcccacacgtcacgcctccagccggtcgtgtttttcggggaaaaatcggtacagactatctttctcttatgaatataataaaactaaagactttttggagttatgaaggatgcagtactactctataggtactcaagattaacaggagattgagtgaaaaccagcatttcaccccccctttaagtgattGTAAACTACATGTGCAATTATCAGAGAAGCAGTCAGAAATAGTTATTTGTGTGAATGCAACGCAAAACTTTCTAAAAGAGAACGCAGAAGTATTGAGATGTTTCCCATCATCATCAGCATGTCCCTCCAGGGCCTCCGTAGAGCACTAATAATCTGAAAGTGTGTCTGGATCAGGTCTGGATCAGGGTGATCTAATCCAGTTTTGCTTTGAAAAACCAGCACTAAAGTAAGATGGGTAACCTGATTGATTTCCAAATCCAGATCATTCTGATCCAGATTAAACTTTATGAACTGACCCTCATCTGATCTCAGTCTGATCTTTCTCATCACAAAACTCTATTATATGATCTATTATTGTAAAGattaagatcatgttcatgaagatatttagtaaatgtcctactgtaaattaaacaaaacttaatgtttgattagtaatatgcattgctaagaacttcatttgaacaactttgaagattattttctcaatatttagatttttgagtaTAATGTCACCAcggtaaatgtttaaaaacacgaGTTTCTCCGGGGACGGACAGACGTCACTCTCGGGGTTGGCCTTGACTTGACGGCCGGCGCTGACGTCGCGGGAGCGCGCACGGGAGATAAGTGACGTTTAAATGCGTGATGAACGGCGAAAGGAACGGAGTCAGCGCGCGCTTGCACGGTAAGAGCATCTCACGCTTCAAATGGTCTTTGTatgttttaattcaatttcaaGAGCAGGTACAGTAcactatattaatattaataacattatacGTTAATCGAAAATTTGTTAGAGATTAACTATTATTAAGTATATATCTATGTATTACAGATTTATTAagtatttgtattataattaaacaaatcacaccaataaataaacCACTGTTTAACCCTTTGAGTTCAGAATTACAACACATAGACACATTGAATGACACAAACAAAGCACATTTATAACTAACTTATAGTTGAGTGGCAAAACCAGTCATGagggtcaatttttttaaatatagatttaagttatacatcatctgaagctgaataaatgatctctccagtgatgtgtggtttgttcggaggacaatatttgtctgagatacaactattagaaaatctggaatctgagggaacaaaaacatctaaatattgagaaaatcatctttaaagttgttcaaatgaagttcttagcaatgcatattactaatcaaacattaggttttgatttatttacggtaggagatttactaaatatcttcatgaacatgatctttacttaatatcctcatgatttttggcataaaagagaaatgtataattgtgactcatacaatgtattgttgtctattgctgtAAATacacgtctgtgacactgatgactgcttcttcTTCCTTCCTTTCAAAGGATTGTGtgaatttctgggtgaactgtagTAAGTTCAGTTAATACTACAGTAGGATATTAAAATAATCGACTTTGTAATAACGATTAGAACACTATTGAATGATGATCTAAATGGTTGTAGTTtgactaatgtgtgtgtttgaacaggAAGTTGATGTTATTCTGCGATCTGATTGGATGGGTCTCACACTGTGCTGCTTGCTGAAGGACGGCGGTCCTAAAAAACACTATAAATCCCAATCAGCATTCGGTCCGTTTTCTGTAGCCCCGCCCATTCGCCTAGCGGTGCTGTTAGACACGCCCCCCGTCGCCCCAGGAAACCCGCGGTCACAGTGGAGCCACACCTACCTGTCGCCCAATCTGAAGGTGTGTCCGTCGGGGGGGCGTGTCTCTCGTGCCCGAGTGGAGCAGAGCAGCGATGCGGTCCGTGGTGCGGTCGGCACGGCGACGGGGCTCCATATATGGGAGGTGATGTGGGAGGAGCAACAGAGAGGAAGCCATGCCGTACTGGGTGTGTCCACGCACAAATGCACCCTTCAGTCCTCGGGCTACACGGTGTTAATAGGAGGAGACTCAGGTTCCTGGGGCTGGGAGCTCTCGACCAATCAGCTCTGGCATGACGGGAGGGCAGGGAGGCGGTACCCTGGGGGCGGAGCCAGGGTCTTAAGTGTTCCAGATCGTGTGCTATTGGTGGTGGACGCAGACGCAGGGACGCTGGGTTACGTGGTGGACGACTGCTATCTGGGCGTCGCCTTCCAGGACCTCCCCAAAGGGGCGGAGCTTTTCCCTGCAGTGAGCTGTGTTTGGGGCGGAGCTCAAATCTGCATACGCTACCTGTGTGGCATGACACGTGAGTGTGACATCATCACATGCCCAACACCAATGACATCACATCacataaagatataaaaaaattttatcataaagaaaaattattaaaagcttgtattttagagcagtcactgcaattatttatgaaagaaataaattaaatctgttttcagATGAAACCCCGTtatctttaacattttcataagtagcTGAAGTTTAACTACACATTTTTTCATCAGTaactaattacaattacatttatttcgtCATTAAactaagtaatatttttttttaaatccaacttCCATCTATTTTAAAGGTTGAAaagtagaaaaatagaaaaaatagaaaataaaacaaccGCAAGAACTTAGAAAGTCAAGTTgatatttttcagattttaagtgatattttgtTGTACAAGTAGTCACGTTCGATTATTCTCTTCAGTCGTTTCTTTGAGTAAGCACAGTGAGTATTTCTAGCTAACACATTAACACAATCATTCTGTGTGATTTTGAAATATATCACATATCTGTATATCAGtataacatactgtatattctCATATAAATCTCTGCATGTCTTAAAGAGACACTGAATGGTTTAACTACAAAATGCAATGTGATAAACAGCCACTAAACATtgacagtgcattctgggatagcTAGCTCAGTGCTGGTGTGTTGTTCCTCAGGAGACGCACCTGCTCTGGAGGCTCTGAGCCGTCTGTGTGTGCGAGGGGTCCTCGGGGGGGCCGGGCCCCGGGGCCTGATGCTGTCGGTCCCGTCTGCTCtccagcgcctcctgctggacaCACACTGACACTGCACACACCTTCATCTCCTCTAGTTCACTGACCCTGGTCACAACAGAATGGTCTGAACATCTATATTCTCTGACTCCCTTTCCTTCTGTTgcttttcttttcctctctctatTTATAGAGATGTATAGtgaatattatgttaatatttgtacacacacaaatgcataaatttataacTGAGGAAGtcaatttttttatcatatatatttattcacacataatgtatattttaacatataaaatGATATCTTCTTCCAcctttttacatttagtcatttggcAGATGCCACTGTTATCTTCCTGTTATCTCTGTCATGCTGCTTCCAAATAATGTATTGTATAAAAgctctattttaataaatatgactTGACTTGAAAGTAATATCACATCAAAATAACATCTTTCATTATGAAGAATATCATCATATGAGactgaatctcatgaaaactaTATGAATAATTAGGAacaggggcggcgttaggggtgggctaagggggctggagccccgactgtttttattaccaccatgccatcaatgagttttcatgcccaataaagtaatttaaattagaatttaaataaatatctctcgactcaagtccacagtgtctgtaaatttacccaagtaagcacaggcggcgccagggggggtcttggggggtctcaagaccctgccaaaaaatgccttgaccccccatttgaccccccagcctcttcctgattaaaaaatatatatattcgggataaagatccaaaaatgtttctcttcaaactacacagaacaataataaataataattatttcgacatttattcatacactgaaccgagaaccgtttctgtcggacgcgtccaattcgagaaccgatgagctgatgataactgcgcatgcgtgattcagcgtgaagcagactgacacagagcgcatctgaaccgaactgattcttttggtgattggttctgaactgattctgtgctaatgttataagcgcgggtaaaccaaaggcttgaatgaagggcaatcatcgccaatgacggcattacatcgagcacaaaagaaccggtgagccatttttttttcagctggtttatttgatcgatttgtctgaaagaaccggttcacttgagcacctgctcctttgccccttaagtgcccttttgtcaaagcaaaatttcctcaaattttttttgtaataacataaacttttgtgaatgcctgcccacgccaaatcataatattagtacaatttattaataataatttagccgtaaataaaatgactaacatgatgaccgttcacctgactatgacctcatccaaccgggaagattcctcatgctgcacgcgcattttttaattgctagagaaTATTTTCAACACtgcggcagctggtaagtggtgtttcattctcagcgaagtgattttggtgtttatttacttattattattttacaagaacgatgtgatgtgagacatgcagatacgttgtttatattgctgtgtgtagcctgtagtgtagaagtaacactcgtgctgtttgagggagaaaagtttcacaggcatcgaggggtctggtcttttttatgttatttgaataaacttttattatattacagtacttatttatttttaacacgtaaaaataattatcacaacactggtaaggcttattcagattttctcattctctgaattatcattataaaaataaaaacaattcagaaatgaattaaaatataattatattttaaatgtgatgcaaatattttttctacaatagcaacagtgtttacaacagcaagaccactttagcctgtaaactcaataatatctctctggaaataaatgtaaaaatatcaatggcaataaaaaaatgcataatatacctgacatgaaagtgcagtgtgaaggatatgaataacaaatgtagcctgtcatttgtttacattgcaaaggtgtttttgttgtttagtagcagtaatatgcagttattagccatgtccactgtattttttgttggttttcatgagaccccccttgaaaagaccaggaccctccatttgcccccccaatcaaaattgtctggagccgccactgcaaGTAAGtacgcgttgtcattcacatccgacgaaaaccgcccactgagtctagtgcttctgactgacatgtaaactggccaaccatcgatgagcgtctgtacgatcagCCAATGAAGTGAGATCTTTTGGAGGCAGGCGATCAATTTAttcgaaaattaaaatggatatttaaaaagtcatcttcttcttcttaaaaaaaggaagtaaacccccccagccaaaacacttgaaTGCCAAGATACAAAAGCTtacttcaggtatctgtaactttcatatttatttttcggttttaaattgtgtctgatttaacgtcACATTTTGAACATGgaacagttaacggttgcgcagcacagtctgtaggggacacacacacacacacttttttttctgaatgaatcatccgtttctaacgaatccattgattaaatgactgaccgactcactcattaaggcagtggcataccgccacctagtggcaaagtaccattctaattttttttcataatttcatatttctgtagccTATTCCAAAttgtatatttgatacattaaccttcttatgattatttatgcaatttgtaagtgctgtgtaagtgctccttcaaaaatataagtgtatagagccctgcgtttataattatacttggctttaaacacagagataaagtcCTTTGACCGGTGTATCTTTATAGAGTAAGAGTGTGTCAGTACACTGCTTCATGTTTGCTTCTGATCCCTGTTCTACCAGGACGAGTGTAGCCAGTCAGGcttgattggaaaataaaataaaacagagacaaaaaaaaaaagtgagatagagacacaacatcagcatatgtgtcaggataaaagggataaactttaaataaaatgttttaaatttgtttttattgtttttgtatattttaaactaggtaaatctttctgatttattaaaataaaaaagtcacatacatggatctccactcaccctagaaccaaccctgcttatgacaacaaactgttagaagaaagggatcattggggttctatatagaaccatagggttctttactcaactccaaagaaccttttatgctaaaaaggttctataatgacaagaaagaacccttttggcacaaagggttcatatcttgaattttgtgatcattcacatgcattcataaattcatttgaatacaccgaataatgcagtgaaagaacacactcaaaatgcacacgcgcactattATGACTTCATCATgaaactttacattagcctagatgcctgcactttttaggcacgatttgtttagtttttgaatatacttgatactgttaaaaggcacatcattaaaacaaaaaatacgagttcacatttcacacctaaacaagcgtggaaaatgtaattataactagctactaaattagatacaaatgcctatccatatacagctatgatttgcgaacccgaactgactcaaatgattcgtgatcccgctatgaactcccaaactgattcaaatgattcgcgatcctcaaactgactcaaatgattcgcgatcccgctatgaactcccgaactgattcaaatgattcgcgatcctcaaactgactcaaatgattcgcgatcccactacgaactcccgaacttattctaatgattcgcgatccccaaattgactcaaatgattcgcgatcccggtacgaactcccgaacttattcaaatgaatcgcgatcccgctaagaactcccgaactgactcaaatgattcgcgaacccgctacgaactcctgaactgactcaaatgatttgcgatcccaatacacataatgctataaaagtgtgcacatcgagagaaataaacagcagatgttcatgttaacaacttctttaacttgagcaaactctgctaatacacatacatgttaataaagtaaataaaacaaaaaatgaatgttttaatgctactgaataaaaataaacgatccagtcgaaagtctctgctcatcatgacaggacctggatcagtgagctgcgtctcgggccgatgacgtcacttccatggaggcatgttgtacacgcccccgtccattgactccgcccccacgtcaaaaacGGTGCCACAAAGagtgacgtgcagaaaagtgaagcgcaaaggaaaaatggcttCGCAAGCTCAAactgacatgcaaaataaaagcagcgttgcaaataaattaatagatattaccatggaaaatatgtattgcaaaatcattgctttcgcgctgtttcatttgttttgcaattcttaatttttgtttgcaaaaagcaaatgtattttcctcaatactttaaataaaatgttttaaatttgtttttgtttttattgtttttgtatattttaaataaggtaaatctttctgatttattaaaataaaaagtcacatacatggactTTTCtatgggctaagccccggatcttcactcaccctagaaccacccctgatTAGGAACATGATTGCACAAAAACAACGATGTGTTtcacacacctgaaacacacttCACAAAACAGACCGttctggtccttgattctgattggctgagctctGTTCGATGCTGTTGTTAATTACTCTACAAACAGTTAAATCTGTGTTTATATTGCACGGTCAAACCTTCATATCAATCATATTACTACGTTAATAGATGGGAACATATCATGAGTTTGGACATTTTAGagaaatgttgaataaatgcattaCACGGTTACTAAACCCGTTAgattttagtcatctgaatttGTTTTAGTATCAGTCGACTAAATATAAGACGTCAGTCGACTAAATCGACTTAAACTAGACTAAAACATATTCAGATGAAACTAAATGGCATTTTAGTCCAAACACTAAGAATAAAACTAACTCAAAATCATCTCCACGTAACACGCTCCACGTAACACGCTCCACGTACGTCTGGTTTGTCACGCTGATCTGGTTTCTGCTCGCTCATGTGATGCTCAGGCTCATGTTTAAGATCTCATCCACAGGGTCGAGTGTTCCAGTAGCTGAAGACACACACAGGAaggagtgtgtgggtgtgtgtatgagtgtgtgtgaaagcatatgagtgtgtgtgtgtactctcaTACACGACATGACAGGTGaatctgattaattattcaatgTTTCTCCAGAAAATATACTTCTGCAAGGAAAACCGTATTCCCGGAGGGTGAAATATTTTTTCTGaagttattgatatttttttctttgtatgtatggatcACTGGAGTGTTACTGACATCTGGTGAATATTTCAAGTCAACAGCacctttacaaatatatttactgagagacaggggcggatctaccccagttggcagcaacaaattaaaggttatggccaatttgaaaatttacgagcgcgaatctttcgtgatcccgctccgaacccccgaactgattcaaatgatgcgatccccgaacggactcaaatgattcgcgaaccctctccgaactcccgaactg is a genomic window of Carassius auratus strain Wakin chromosome 23, ASM336829v1, whole genome shotgun sequence containing:
- the LOC113041372 gene encoding SPRY domain-containing SOCS box protein 2 isoform X2, which encodes MGLTLCCLLKDGGPKKHYKSQSAFGPFSVAPPIRLAVLLDTPPVAPGNPRSQWSHTYLSPNLKVCPSGGRVSRARVEQSSDAVRGAVGTATGLHIWEVMWEEQQRGSHAVLGVSTHKCTLQSSGYTVLIGGDSGSWGWELSTNQLWHDGRAGRRYPGGGARVLSVPDRVLLVVDADAGTLGYVVDDCYLGVAFQDLPKGAELFPAVSCVWGGAQICIRYLCGMTRDAPALEALSRLCVRGVLGGAGPRGLMLSVPSALQRLLLDTH
- the LOC113041371 gene encoding platelet glycoprotein Ib alpha chain; the encoded protein is MPCFIILVFLLIRCFIFTSSSCQSDRNQDHRPRVSCVGQGLTAVPQGIHTDTQVLVLTGNQFTSLSWSMYSGFTELHELDLSHNHISTLEPPGPVLEKLSVLRLSGNMLTGLGGLVFRCAPSLMEIYLDRNQIGSLHDGTFSDLPRLEVINLSQNKLPVLPPRLLERVSSSGLKTFDLENNSVSLMPDGFFSSKPELPYVYLTHNPWLCSCAVGYLHSFLNDQEHNIYMHEGPNDIIPAADSVLCSGPPHLLRRPIIELEESDFCPPDITFPNIYIRGDVDLRHTPVLPEQPDISYTSRYTSERPDTGSPSHIPTISVKPISSTQALIAPYLTTIDTHLHDSTKSWTSVETYWVTATWTEIWYKIWTEYVIWTPIPNTFVPSQNTAEPTTWRTDTSQPTTNELPTTAPMITTGQPEPHTLTFTTNFRPITDQSQPQSTAQPEPAMITVQTSRRVIRPHWTEAQEVSGRLLPWCWWLFAGFLLLCVLSALTSCVLFLWLLRNLVIYRRLKRHIWPSRVTLRAYRRTLNTPLGSENEAESVSFLPREQIRDAQAVFRSVLFISRDEQMTETEDVSSVTELARDKEVFRKTLYREMSTEQEAGGWMEEVERWGNARYSLILREERGPQRERKWLVGEWEMGGGGVACERPCSLIGQPSTVALE
- the LOC113041372 gene encoding SPRY domain-containing SOCS box protein 2 isoform X1 produces the protein MCVFEQEVDVILRSDWMGLTLCCLLKDGGPKKHYKSQSAFGPFSVAPPIRLAVLLDTPPVAPGNPRSQWSHTYLSPNLKVCPSGGRVSRARVEQSSDAVRGAVGTATGLHIWEVMWEEQQRGSHAVLGVSTHKCTLQSSGYTVLIGGDSGSWGWELSTNQLWHDGRAGRRYPGGGARVLSVPDRVLLVVDADAGTLGYVVDDCYLGVAFQDLPKGAELFPAVSCVWGGAQICIRYLCGMTRDAPALEALSRLCVRGVLGGAGPRGLMLSVPSALQRLLLDTH